From Antennarius striatus isolate MH-2024 chromosome 14, ASM4005453v1, whole genome shotgun sequence, the proteins below share one genomic window:
- the LOC137606900 gene encoding tyrosine-protein kinase STYK1-like isoform X2, with the protein MTTNLTNADDLCALDDRLCIAREYEVAVIIIPTLFVLSTLVTMVTLCVLRYAPHRGLTRVFSSAHHSRKQRPSYRDHLQGVDAPPGIDPLEHEELPMAVQPVLRNAKPPPAAVPPTTTERQHSAFSQAPPPTVPPTTTERQHSAFSQATPLAPTFSMKSDDGVSLYRARMDRRGVVLRVLRETANSAEEQHFLGFASFLSGLGPHPFLPVLLGVASVRPPLMMVVEELQQRDLLGFLWRCRKDNPGSDPPCDLTEKRIFIMAGQVASALEYLHSQSCIHGNVGARCVLVGGDLTAKLWGLGSAYRRRAQRHPVAAADDMELRKWQAPEVLSKRAISQRSDVWSFGILLYEMITLGEPPFAQLLATEVLQYLQRGKHLQRPAACSNTLFSIIKFCCHWNAHQRPSTTDLIQKLRAAERSANGTTVLRVPEPVDIEKYLREAGYGEAYNYAVL; encoded by the exons ATGACGACCAACCTGACCAACGCAGACGACCTCTGCGCGCTGGACGACCGCCTCTGCA TCGCCAGGGAGTACGAGGTGGCGGTGATCATCATCCCCACCCTGTTCGTGCTGTCCACactggttaccatggtgacgcTGTGCGTGCTACGGTACGCCCCCCACCGCGGGCTCACTCGCGTCTTTAGCTCCGCCCACCACAGCCGCAAGCAGAGGCCGAGCTACCGGGACCACCTGCAGGGCGTGGACG CCCCCCCAGGGATCGACCCGCTGGAACACGAGGAGCTGCCGATGGCCGTCCAACCGGTGCTGCGCAACGCCAAGCCCCCCCCTGCTGCAGTACCCCCGACGACCACAGAGAGGCAGCACAGCGCCTTCagccaggccccgccccctacaGTACCGCCGACGACCACAGAGAGGCAGCACAGCGCCTTCAGCCAGGCCACGCCCCTCGCGCCCACCTTCTCCATGAAGTCTGATGACGGCGTCAGCCTCTACCGCGCCCGCATGGACCGCAGGGGCGTCGTCCTCAGGGTGCTCCGAG AAACGGCCAACAGCGCTGAGGAGCAGCACTTCCTGGGCTTTGCCTCCTTCCTGTCGGGCCTGGGGCCACACCCCTTCCTGCCCGTGCTGCTGGGCGTGGCCTCAGTGCGGCCCCCCCTCatgatggtggtggaggagctgcagcagcgcgACCTGCTGGGCTTCCTGTGGCGATGCAGAAAG GACAACCCGGGGTCGGACCCCCCCTGTGACCTGACGGAGAAGAGGATCTTCATCATGGCGGGACAAGTGGCCTCCGCTCTG GAATACCTGCACAGTCAGAGCTGTATCCATGGCAACGTGGGAGCTCGCTGCGTTCTGGTTGGTGGAGATCTGACAGCCAAACTGTGGGGGCTGGGGTCGGCCTACCGCAGGAGGGCGCAGCGCCACCCGGTGGCGGCCGCAGACGACATGGAGCTGAGGAAGTGGCAGGCACCTGAGGTGCTCAGCAAGAGGGCCATCAGCCAGCGGAGCGACGT ATGGTCCTTCGGCATCCTGCTCTACGAAATGATCACCCTGG GCGAGCCGCCGTTTGCTCAGCTTTTGGCCACCGAGGTTCTCCAGTACCTCCAGAGAGGGAAGCACCTCCAGCGACCCGCCGCCTGCTCCAACACCCT GTTCTCCATCATCAAGTTCTGCTGCCACTGGAACGCCCACCAGCGCCCGTCCACCACTGACCTCATCCAGAAGCTCCGAGCTGCAGAAAGATCCGCAAACGGGACCACCGTCCTCAGGGTGCCGGAACCGGTGGACATCGAGAAGTACCTGAGGGAGGCGGGCTACGGTGAGGCGTACAACTACgccgtcctctga
- the LOC137606900 gene encoding tyrosine-protein kinase STYK1-like isoform X1 — MTTNLTNADDLCALDDRLCIAREYEVAVIIIPTLFVLSTLVTMVTLCVLRYAPHRGLTRVFSSAHHSRKQRPSYRDHLQGVDAPPGIDPLEHEELPMAVQPVLRNAKPPPAAVPPTTTERQHSAFSQAPPPTVPPTTTERQHSAFSQATPLAPTFSMKSDDGVSLYRARMDRRGVVLRVLRGKGAAKETANSAEEQHFLGFASFLSGLGPHPFLPVLLGVASVRPPLMMVVEELQQRDLLGFLWRCRKDNPGSDPPCDLTEKRIFIMAGQVASALEYLHSQSCIHGNVGARCVLVGGDLTAKLWGLGSAYRRRAQRHPVAAADDMELRKWQAPEVLSKRAISQRSDVWSFGILLYEMITLGEPPFAQLLATEVLQYLQRGKHLQRPAACSNTLFSIIKFCCHWNAHQRPSTTDLIQKLRAAERSANGTTVLRVPEPVDIEKYLREAGYGEAYNYAVL, encoded by the exons ATGACGACCAACCTGACCAACGCAGACGACCTCTGCGCGCTGGACGACCGCCTCTGCA TCGCCAGGGAGTACGAGGTGGCGGTGATCATCATCCCCACCCTGTTCGTGCTGTCCACactggttaccatggtgacgcTGTGCGTGCTACGGTACGCCCCCCACCGCGGGCTCACTCGCGTCTTTAGCTCCGCCCACCACAGCCGCAAGCAGAGGCCGAGCTACCGGGACCACCTGCAGGGCGTGGACG CCCCCCCAGGGATCGACCCGCTGGAACACGAGGAGCTGCCGATGGCCGTCCAACCGGTGCTGCGCAACGCCAAGCCCCCCCCTGCTGCAGTACCCCCGACGACCACAGAGAGGCAGCACAGCGCCTTCagccaggccccgccccctacaGTACCGCCGACGACCACAGAGAGGCAGCACAGCGCCTTCAGCCAGGCCACGCCCCTCGCGCCCACCTTCTCCATGAAGTCTGATGACGGCGTCAGCCTCTACCGCGCCCGCATGGACCGCAGGGGCGTCGTCCTCAGGGTGCTCCGAGGTAAAGGGGCGgctaaag AAACGGCCAACAGCGCTGAGGAGCAGCACTTCCTGGGCTTTGCCTCCTTCCTGTCGGGCCTGGGGCCACACCCCTTCCTGCCCGTGCTGCTGGGCGTGGCCTCAGTGCGGCCCCCCCTCatgatggtggtggaggagctgcagcagcgcgACCTGCTGGGCTTCCTGTGGCGATGCAGAAAG GACAACCCGGGGTCGGACCCCCCCTGTGACCTGACGGAGAAGAGGATCTTCATCATGGCGGGACAAGTGGCCTCCGCTCTG GAATACCTGCACAGTCAGAGCTGTATCCATGGCAACGTGGGAGCTCGCTGCGTTCTGGTTGGTGGAGATCTGACAGCCAAACTGTGGGGGCTGGGGTCGGCCTACCGCAGGAGGGCGCAGCGCCACCCGGTGGCGGCCGCAGACGACATGGAGCTGAGGAAGTGGCAGGCACCTGAGGTGCTCAGCAAGAGGGCCATCAGCCAGCGGAGCGACGT ATGGTCCTTCGGCATCCTGCTCTACGAAATGATCACCCTGG GCGAGCCGCCGTTTGCTCAGCTTTTGGCCACCGAGGTTCTCCAGTACCTCCAGAGAGGGAAGCACCTCCAGCGACCCGCCGCCTGCTCCAACACCCT GTTCTCCATCATCAAGTTCTGCTGCCACTGGAACGCCCACCAGCGCCCGTCCACCACTGACCTCATCCAGAAGCTCCGAGCTGCAGAAAGATCCGCAAACGGGACCACCGTCCTCAGGGTGCCGGAACCGGTGGACATCGAGAAGTACCTGAGGGAGGCGGGCTACGGTGAGGCGTACAACTACgccgtcctctga
- the LOC137607716 gene encoding polyhomeotic-like protein 1 isoform X3, with protein sequence METDGDQNQQGASTNGSASSGTSSRPSPMTSMSLYERQAVQALQALQRQPNAAQYFQQLMLQQQINNAQLAAVQQVKATLAAGRQSSPPSSGSSQTTITTAVGVTSGSSASSRPLGATATSTISQSVLLSGSAGGQGQMYLRVNRSLRAPISSQLIFMPGSTATAAVATVAQQPPAQQEVTPASSSSSQSDNDQVQNLALRGVSSSKAVGVKVEAPDRSDGPAPFSLVQPPHQSHSPSPTKPHPQPPHIKIPTYPQPAHLKPHPPSSPSIPLSQLLLHGPPRTLSAAPPAAHTLVLTSSSAPQPHSYPVGTATLKPASGAQTLVVQPLQQADRGGPGAGPVPIQPKALQGLRLPLQLPARNPPPILPAPTPPGGPAQPPPTPHIPVQIVGARQSTLGSPQALALARGSQEGAAVLTVVASIASREGGVGARGAGLKAPQEVPPLAQVSQVHPQANQSAGQGQNGQLASSPASSQPPTAAATRPSVSVATEEQRGTAGVTANGEATGSQTPQGKQLIGSLKRKCDSKSANDEDGPSPPRLQPIKSHAPALPANPVEAGSVAPPPSSSSPPGLMASRRVSIQGERAPPPQAVVKPSVLTHLIEGFVIQEGAEPFPVCGSVKDPAGEDLTNDGPDNNQSDTVTTATVLRCEYCQDVAPASQFRGTKRFCSMSCAKSVCWFCRYNVSFRQSFSARQAQGHAPGQGQDQGQLSNSDEEGGVVRRRVPRRTSSEIASARIAGRPLPVKCRSESSHSEEDSSGEDDEDDPLSLSPSSSVSCHQPPPLPPQSSAPGGLPASPGQWSVEEVSRFISSLQGCEELACHFLSQEIDGQALLLLREEHLMSTMNIKLGPALKICAHINSLRD encoded by the exons ATGGAGACGGACGGAGACCAGAATCAGCAGGGGGCCTCGACCAATGGGAGCGCATCGTCAGGGACGAGCTCCCGCCCCTCCCCCATGACATCCATGTCCCTGTATGAACGACAGGCGGTGCAG GCGCTGCAGGCGCTGCAGAGGCAGCCCAATGCCGCCCAGTACTTCCAGCAgctgatgctgcagcagcagatcaACAACGCCCAGCTGGCCGCCGTGCAGCAGGTAAAG GCGACCCTGGCGGCCGGTCGTCAGTCCAGCCCGCCCAGCAGCGGCTCCTCCCAgaccaccatcaccacagct gTCGGCGTGACGTCCGGGTCCTCAGCCAGCAGTCGGCCCCTGGGCGCCACGGCAACATCCACCATCAGCCAATCGGTGCTGCTGAGCGGGTCGGCGGGGGGGCAGGGCCAGATGTACCTGAGG GTCAACCGGTCCCTGAGGGCCCCCATCTCCTCGCAGCTCATCTTCATGCCTGGCAGCACGGCAACTGCTGCCGTGGCAACCGTCGCCCAGCAGCCCCCAGCTCAGCAGGAAGTCAcccccgcttcctcctccagcagccaatcagacaaCGACCAG GTGCAGAACCTCGCCCTGAGGGGCGTGTCCTCCAGCAAAGCCGTCGGCGTCAAGGTGGAGGCTCCGGACCGGAGCgacggccccgcccccttctcACTGGTGCAGCCCCCCCACCAATCACATTCCCCGTCTCCCACCAAGCCACACCCCCAGCCCCCGCACATCAAGATCCCCACGTACCCCCAGCCCGCCCACCTGAAGCCCCACccaccctcctccccctccatccctctgtcccagctgctgctccacggCCCCCCCCGGACCCTCAGCGCGGCCCCCCCGGCGGCGCACACGCTGGTGCTCACCTCTAGCTCCGCCCCCCAGCCCCACAGCTATCCCGTCGGCACGGCGACCCTCAAGCCGGCGTCGGGCGCCCAGACGCTGGTGGTGCAGCCCCTCCAGCAGGCGGACAGGGGGgggccgggggcggggcctgtccCCATCCAGCCCAAAGCGCTGCAGGGTCTACGGCTGCCCCTGCAGCTGCCTGCGCGGAACCCCCCGCCCATCCtccccgcccccaccccacccggcGGCCCAGCCCAGCCCCCCCCAACGCCGCACATCCCTGTCCAGATCGTGGGGGCAAGGCAAAGCACCCTGGGAAGCCCCCAGGCGCTGGCGCTTGCGCGGGGCAGCCAGGAGGGGGCGGCGGTTCTCACCGTGGTGGCGTCTATCGCCTCCAGGGAGGGGGGCGTCGGGgccaggggggcggggctgaagGCGCCCCAGGAGGTGCCGCCATTGGCTCAAGTCTCTCAGGTGCATCCgcaagccaatcagagcgcaggaCAGGGTCAGAACGGGCAGCTGGCatcaagccccgcctcctcccagCCCCCCACCGCCGCCGCGACACGTCCCTCAGTCTCCGTGGcaacagaggagcagagaggaacgGCCGGCGTCACCGCCAACGGAGaggcaacaggaagtcagacgcCACAG GggaagcagctgattggctccttAAAACGAAAATGTGACTCCAAGTCGGCCAATGACGAAGATGGCCCCTCCCCTCCACGGCTCCAGCCAATCAAAAGCCACGCCCCGGCGCTCCCGGCCAATCCTGTCGAAGCAG ggtccgtggctccgcccccttcctcctcctcccccccgggGCTGATGGCGTCGCGTCGGGTGTCCATCCAGGGCGAGAGGGCGCCGCCCCCCCAGGCAGTGGTGAAGCCCAGCGTCCTCACGCACCTCATCGAGGGCTTCGTCATCCAGGAGGGGGCCGAGCCGTTCCCG GTCTGCGGTTCCGTCAAGGACCCGGCTGGGGAGGACCTAACCAACGACGGCCCGGACAACAACCAGTCAGACACCGTAACCACGGCAACAG TGCTGCGCTGTGAGTACTGTCAGGACGTCGCTCCTGCCAGCCAGTTCCGGGGCACCAAACGCTTCTGCTCCATGTCCTGTGCCAAGA gtgtgtgttggttctgCAGGTACAACGTCAGCTTCAGGCAGAGCTTCAGCGCGCGCCAGGCTCAGGGTCACGCCCCGGGTCAAGGTCAGGATCAAGGTCAGCTCTCCAACTCTGACGAGGAGGGCGGAGTCGTCAGGCGCCGCGTCCCCCGCCGGACCAGCTCAGAGATCGCAAGCGCCAGAATCGCCGGGAGGCCACTTCCTGTCAAG tgccGGTCAGAGTCCAGTCACTCGGAGGAAGACTCCAGTGGGGAGGACGATGAAGACGaccccctgtctctctctccgtccTCCTCGGTTTCCTGCCACCAGCCGCCCCCCCTCCCGCCCCAGAGCTCCGCCCCCGGCGGCCTGCCTGCGAGCCCTGGCCAATGGAGCGTGGAGGAAGTGTCGCGGTTCATTTCCTCTCTGCAGG gcTGCGAGGAGCTggcgtgtcacttcctgtcgcaGGAGATCGACGGCcaggcgctgctgctgctgagggagGAGCACCTGATGTCCACCATGAACATCAAGCTGGGCCCCGCCCTAAAGATCTGCGCCCACATCAACAGCCTGAGGGACTGA
- the LOC137607716 gene encoding polyhomeotic-like protein 1 isoform X1, which produces METDGDQNQQGASTNGSASSGTSSRPSPMTSMSLYERQAVQALQALQRQPNAAQYFQQLMLQQQINNAQLAAVQQVKATLAAGRQSSPPSSGSSQTTITTAVGVTSGSSASSRPLGATATSTISQSVLLSGSAGGQGQMYLRVNRSLRAPISSQLIFMPGSTATAAVATVAQQPPAQQEVTPASSSSSQSDNDQVQNLALRGVSSSKAVGVKVEAPDRSDGPAPFSLVQPPHQSHSPSPTKPHPQPPHIKIPTYPQPAHLKPHPPSSPSIPLSQLLLHGPPRTLSAAPPAAHTLVLTSSSAPQPHSYPVGTATLKPASGAQTLVVQPLQQADRGGPGAGPVPIQPKALQGLRLPLQLPARNPPPILPAPTPPGGPAQPPPTPHIPVQIVGARQSTLGSPQALALARGSQEGAAVLTVVASIASREGGVGARGAGLKAPQEVPPLAQVSQVHPQANQSAGQGQNGQLASSPASSQPPTAAATRPSVSVATEEQRGTAGVTANGEATGSQTPQGKQLIGSLKRKCDSKSANDEDGPSPPRLQPIKSHAPALPANPVEAGSVAPPPSSSSPPGLMASRRVSIQGERAPPPQAVVKPSVLTHLIEGFVIQEGAEPFPVCGSVKDPAGEDLTNDGPDNNQSDTVTTATGTTSASGRASARARLRVTPRVKVRIKVSSPTLTRRAESSGAASPAGPAQRSQAPESPGGHFLSSAGQSPVTRRKTPVGRTMKTTPCLSLRPPRFPATSRPPSRPRAPPPAACLRALANGAWRKCRGSFPLCRAARSWRVTSCRRRSTARRCCC; this is translated from the exons ATGGAGACGGACGGAGACCAGAATCAGCAGGGGGCCTCGACCAATGGGAGCGCATCGTCAGGGACGAGCTCCCGCCCCTCCCCCATGACATCCATGTCCCTGTATGAACGACAGGCGGTGCAG GCGCTGCAGGCGCTGCAGAGGCAGCCCAATGCCGCCCAGTACTTCCAGCAgctgatgctgcagcagcagatcaACAACGCCCAGCTGGCCGCCGTGCAGCAGGTAAAG GCGACCCTGGCGGCCGGTCGTCAGTCCAGCCCGCCCAGCAGCGGCTCCTCCCAgaccaccatcaccacagct gTCGGCGTGACGTCCGGGTCCTCAGCCAGCAGTCGGCCCCTGGGCGCCACGGCAACATCCACCATCAGCCAATCGGTGCTGCTGAGCGGGTCGGCGGGGGGGCAGGGCCAGATGTACCTGAGG GTCAACCGGTCCCTGAGGGCCCCCATCTCCTCGCAGCTCATCTTCATGCCTGGCAGCACGGCAACTGCTGCCGTGGCAACCGTCGCCCAGCAGCCCCCAGCTCAGCAGGAAGTCAcccccgcttcctcctccagcagccaatcagacaaCGACCAG GTGCAGAACCTCGCCCTGAGGGGCGTGTCCTCCAGCAAAGCCGTCGGCGTCAAGGTGGAGGCTCCGGACCGGAGCgacggccccgcccccttctcACTGGTGCAGCCCCCCCACCAATCACATTCCCCGTCTCCCACCAAGCCACACCCCCAGCCCCCGCACATCAAGATCCCCACGTACCCCCAGCCCGCCCACCTGAAGCCCCACccaccctcctccccctccatccctctgtcccagctgctgctccacggCCCCCCCCGGACCCTCAGCGCGGCCCCCCCGGCGGCGCACACGCTGGTGCTCACCTCTAGCTCCGCCCCCCAGCCCCACAGCTATCCCGTCGGCACGGCGACCCTCAAGCCGGCGTCGGGCGCCCAGACGCTGGTGGTGCAGCCCCTCCAGCAGGCGGACAGGGGGgggccgggggcggggcctgtccCCATCCAGCCCAAAGCGCTGCAGGGTCTACGGCTGCCCCTGCAGCTGCCTGCGCGGAACCCCCCGCCCATCCtccccgcccccaccccacccggcGGCCCAGCCCAGCCCCCCCCAACGCCGCACATCCCTGTCCAGATCGTGGGGGCAAGGCAAAGCACCCTGGGAAGCCCCCAGGCGCTGGCGCTTGCGCGGGGCAGCCAGGAGGGGGCGGCGGTTCTCACCGTGGTGGCGTCTATCGCCTCCAGGGAGGGGGGCGTCGGGgccaggggggcggggctgaagGCGCCCCAGGAGGTGCCGCCATTGGCTCAAGTCTCTCAGGTGCATCCgcaagccaatcagagcgcaggaCAGGGTCAGAACGGGCAGCTGGCatcaagccccgcctcctcccagCCCCCCACCGCCGCCGCGACACGTCCCTCAGTCTCCGTGGcaacagaggagcagagaggaacgGCCGGCGTCACCGCCAACGGAGaggcaacaggaagtcagacgcCACAG GggaagcagctgattggctccttAAAACGAAAATGTGACTCCAAGTCGGCCAATGACGAAGATGGCCCCTCCCCTCCACGGCTCCAGCCAATCAAAAGCCACGCCCCGGCGCTCCCGGCCAATCCTGTCGAAGCAG ggtccgtggctccgcccccttcctcctcctcccccccgggGCTGATGGCGTCGCGTCGGGTGTCCATCCAGGGCGAGAGGGCGCCGCCCCCCCAGGCAGTGGTGAAGCCCAGCGTCCTCACGCACCTCATCGAGGGCTTCGTCATCCAGGAGGGGGCCGAGCCGTTCCCG GTCTGCGGTTCCGTCAAGGACCCGGCTGGGGAGGACCTAACCAACGACGGCCCGGACAACAACCAGTCAGACACCGTAACCACGGCAACAG GTACAACGTCAGCTTCAGGCAGAGCTTCAGCGCGCGCCAGGCTCAGGGTCACGCCCCGGGTCAAGGTCAGGATCAAGGTCAGCTCTCCAACTCTGACGAGGAGGGCGGAGTCGTCAGGCGCCGCGTCCCCCGCCGGACCAGCTCAGAGATCGCAAGCGCCAGAATCGCCGGGAGGCCACTTCCTGTCAAG tgccGGTCAGAGTCCAGTCACTCGGAGGAAGACTCCAGTGGGGAGGACGATGAAGACGaccccctgtctctctctccgtccTCCTCGGTTTCCTGCCACCAGCCGCCCCCCCTCCCGCCCCAGAGCTCCGCCCCCGGCGGCCTGCCTGCGAGCCCTGGCCAATGGAGCGTGGAGGAAGTGTCGCGGTTCATTTCCTCTCTGCAGG gcTGCGAGGAGCTggcgtgtcacttcctgtcgcaGGAGATCGACGGCcaggcgctgctgctgctga
- the LOC137607716 gene encoding polyhomeotic-like protein 1 isoform X2 yields METDGDQNQQGASTNGSASSGTSSRPSPMTSMSLYERQAVQALQALQRQPNAAQYFQQLMLQQQINNAQLAAVQQATLAAGRQSSPPSSGSSQTTITTAVGVTSGSSASSRPLGATATSTISQSVLLSGSAGGQGQMYLRVNRSLRAPISSQLIFMPGSTATAAVATVAQQPPAQQEVTPASSSSSQSDNDQVQNLALRGVSSSKAVGVKVEAPDRSDGPAPFSLVQPPHQSHSPSPTKPHPQPPHIKIPTYPQPAHLKPHPPSSPSIPLSQLLLHGPPRTLSAAPPAAHTLVLTSSSAPQPHSYPVGTATLKPASGAQTLVVQPLQQADRGGPGAGPVPIQPKALQGLRLPLQLPARNPPPILPAPTPPGGPAQPPPTPHIPVQIVGARQSTLGSPQALALARGSQEGAAVLTVVASIASREGGVGARGAGLKAPQEVPPLAQVSQVHPQANQSAGQGQNGQLASSPASSQPPTAAATRPSVSVATEEQRGTAGVTANGEATGSQTPQGKQLIGSLKRKCDSKSANDEDGPSPPRLQPIKSHAPALPANPVEAGSVAPPPSSSSPPGLMASRRVSIQGERAPPPQAVVKPSVLTHLIEGFVIQEGAEPFPVCGSVKDPAGEDLTNDGPDNNQSDTVTTATGTTSASGRASARARLRVTPRVKVRIKVSSPTLTRRAESSGAASPAGPAQRSQAPESPGGHFLSSAGQSPVTRRKTPVGRTMKTTPCLSLRPPRFPATSRPPSRPRAPPPAACLRALANGAWRKCRGSFPLCRAARSWRVTSCRRRSTARRCCC; encoded by the exons ATGGAGACGGACGGAGACCAGAATCAGCAGGGGGCCTCGACCAATGGGAGCGCATCGTCAGGGACGAGCTCCCGCCCCTCCCCCATGACATCCATGTCCCTGTATGAACGACAGGCGGTGCAG GCGCTGCAGGCGCTGCAGAGGCAGCCCAATGCCGCCCAGTACTTCCAGCAgctgatgctgcagcagcagatcaACAACGCCCAGCTGGCCGCCGTGCAGCAG GCGACCCTGGCGGCCGGTCGTCAGTCCAGCCCGCCCAGCAGCGGCTCCTCCCAgaccaccatcaccacagct gTCGGCGTGACGTCCGGGTCCTCAGCCAGCAGTCGGCCCCTGGGCGCCACGGCAACATCCACCATCAGCCAATCGGTGCTGCTGAGCGGGTCGGCGGGGGGGCAGGGCCAGATGTACCTGAGG GTCAACCGGTCCCTGAGGGCCCCCATCTCCTCGCAGCTCATCTTCATGCCTGGCAGCACGGCAACTGCTGCCGTGGCAACCGTCGCCCAGCAGCCCCCAGCTCAGCAGGAAGTCAcccccgcttcctcctccagcagccaatcagacaaCGACCAG GTGCAGAACCTCGCCCTGAGGGGCGTGTCCTCCAGCAAAGCCGTCGGCGTCAAGGTGGAGGCTCCGGACCGGAGCgacggccccgcccccttctcACTGGTGCAGCCCCCCCACCAATCACATTCCCCGTCTCCCACCAAGCCACACCCCCAGCCCCCGCACATCAAGATCCCCACGTACCCCCAGCCCGCCCACCTGAAGCCCCACccaccctcctccccctccatccctctgtcccagctgctgctccacggCCCCCCCCGGACCCTCAGCGCGGCCCCCCCGGCGGCGCACACGCTGGTGCTCACCTCTAGCTCCGCCCCCCAGCCCCACAGCTATCCCGTCGGCACGGCGACCCTCAAGCCGGCGTCGGGCGCCCAGACGCTGGTGGTGCAGCCCCTCCAGCAGGCGGACAGGGGGgggccgggggcggggcctgtccCCATCCAGCCCAAAGCGCTGCAGGGTCTACGGCTGCCCCTGCAGCTGCCTGCGCGGAACCCCCCGCCCATCCtccccgcccccaccccacccggcGGCCCAGCCCAGCCCCCCCCAACGCCGCACATCCCTGTCCAGATCGTGGGGGCAAGGCAAAGCACCCTGGGAAGCCCCCAGGCGCTGGCGCTTGCGCGGGGCAGCCAGGAGGGGGCGGCGGTTCTCACCGTGGTGGCGTCTATCGCCTCCAGGGAGGGGGGCGTCGGGgccaggggggcggggctgaagGCGCCCCAGGAGGTGCCGCCATTGGCTCAAGTCTCTCAGGTGCATCCgcaagccaatcagagcgcaggaCAGGGTCAGAACGGGCAGCTGGCatcaagccccgcctcctcccagCCCCCCACCGCCGCCGCGACACGTCCCTCAGTCTCCGTGGcaacagaggagcagagaggaacgGCCGGCGTCACCGCCAACGGAGaggcaacaggaagtcagacgcCACAG GggaagcagctgattggctccttAAAACGAAAATGTGACTCCAAGTCGGCCAATGACGAAGATGGCCCCTCCCCTCCACGGCTCCAGCCAATCAAAAGCCACGCCCCGGCGCTCCCGGCCAATCCTGTCGAAGCAG ggtccgtggctccgcccccttcctcctcctcccccccgggGCTGATGGCGTCGCGTCGGGTGTCCATCCAGGGCGAGAGGGCGCCGCCCCCCCAGGCAGTGGTGAAGCCCAGCGTCCTCACGCACCTCATCGAGGGCTTCGTCATCCAGGAGGGGGCCGAGCCGTTCCCG GTCTGCGGTTCCGTCAAGGACCCGGCTGGGGAGGACCTAACCAACGACGGCCCGGACAACAACCAGTCAGACACCGTAACCACGGCAACAG GTACAACGTCAGCTTCAGGCAGAGCTTCAGCGCGCGCCAGGCTCAGGGTCACGCCCCGGGTCAAGGTCAGGATCAAGGTCAGCTCTCCAACTCTGACGAGGAGGGCGGAGTCGTCAGGCGCCGCGTCCCCCGCCGGACCAGCTCAGAGATCGCAAGCGCCAGAATCGCCGGGAGGCCACTTCCTGTCAAG tgccGGTCAGAGTCCAGTCACTCGGAGGAAGACTCCAGTGGGGAGGACGATGAAGACGaccccctgtctctctctccgtccTCCTCGGTTTCCTGCCACCAGCCGCCCCCCCTCCCGCCCCAGAGCTCCGCCCCCGGCGGCCTGCCTGCGAGCCCTGGCCAATGGAGCGTGGAGGAAGTGTCGCGGTTCATTTCCTCTCTGCAGG gcTGCGAGGAGCTggcgtgtcacttcctgtcgcaGGAGATCGACGGCcaggcgctgctgctgctga